The Agarilytica rhodophyticola genome has a window encoding:
- a CDS encoding ABC transporter ATP-binding protein, whose product MLHVSNLTRRYDNFVAVNNASFAIKKGEIVGLLGHNGAGKTTVMKMLSGYLEPDNGTVVIDDIDLAAAPKAAQRKLGYLPENLPIYPEMSVADYLDYAAMLKGLTHDKKIPEIKRAIQATDIAAKLLDPIYTLSRGYKQRVGVAQAILGQPKLLILDEPTNGLDPTQTEHMRTLIRDIAKDATVILSTHIMQEVEAICDRVLILNRGELVVDEKLAQLRQSEGISVHCSFQLAAFNNAIKDIAGFKADYVTTQNIATKADTYAYKILLPDNIAADIFCADIARAIVEKGGKLYQLNNDKRDLESLFKDINRGSNQNIKDMEVDHAA is encoded by the coding sequence AAGGGGAAATTGTCGGCCTGCTTGGTCACAATGGCGCTGGTAAGACTACGGTAATGAAAATGTTAAGCGGTTATCTTGAGCCAGATAATGGCACAGTTGTAATCGATGATATAGATTTAGCTGCAGCGCCAAAAGCTGCCCAGAGAAAACTCGGTTACCTGCCAGAAAATTTACCGATATATCCAGAAATGTCGGTGGCGGATTATCTCGATTACGCCGCGATGCTGAAAGGATTAACCCATGACAAAAAAATACCAGAGATAAAGCGTGCGATACAAGCAACGGACATTGCCGCAAAACTCCTCGATCCCATTTACACACTCTCGCGCGGGTATAAACAACGTGTGGGGGTGGCCCAGGCGATTTTAGGCCAACCCAAATTACTAATTCTCGATGAGCCTACCAATGGTTTGGACCCAACACAAACAGAGCATATGCGTACTTTGATTCGCGATATTGCCAAGGACGCTACCGTTATTTTATCTACCCATATCATGCAAGAAGTAGAAGCCATTTGTGATCGCGTGTTAATTCTTAATCGTGGTGAATTGGTAGTCGATGAGAAACTGGCGCAATTGCGCCAGAGCGAAGGTATTTCTGTACATTGCTCTTTTCAACTTGCAGCCTTTAACAACGCTATCAAAGATATTGCAGGTTTTAAGGCAGATTATGTCACAACACAAAATATTGCCACCAAAGCTGATACTTATGCCTACAAAATACTTCTACCGGACAATATTGCCGCTGATATATTCTGTGCCGATATTGCCAGGGCTATTGTTGAAAAAGGCGGTAAGCTCTATCAGCTTAACAATGACAAACGCGATCTGGAGAGTCTATTTAAGGATATCAATCGTGGTTCCAACCAGAATATAAAAGATATGGAGGTGGATCATGCAGCCTAA